One region of Citrus sinensis cultivar Valencia sweet orange chromosome 6, DVS_A1.0, whole genome shotgun sequence genomic DNA includes:
- the LOC102615044 gene encoding uncharacterized protein LOC102615044 isoform X6 — protein sequence MGCPSNGIRYNGSLCACPPGQLYNGTSKSCVLFGERSLISTDAGIDYYGVSFPETLFAYDSIKKFSQSQAVFLEATLVMLLSWLVCCFFLRFTKLGDGRTIWFRLRWWISRLDICYATRHWLDDQKVVMKRKTELGGTFSIASWMLFIGLFAALLYQIISKRTIEVHNVRATNAPDLASFINDLEFNITTVSSMTCLNLRGLGTLVTGTPGSVDFRTAPLSNFANYACHNTSFGPTLSFKCSNCHRINDYTYISWQFVDIPNNPAIAVGFRFNVTAKTNARKKHLSFVSGTLKNASTSDDRPVTFRGKDANILKFNLFPRLYHSLNNLRLLQPLFHEFLPGSFFRETNTLQASLQNSNDGLINTTLLINYLSAYVVEIENRSIIGPVSFVADLGGLYCFSIGIFFYLLVQCEYRIKKLRTEDSILRAIKNRRKAQDRWDKVLSLLSEELTSEEICNVHLGLQDIA from the exons ATGGGGTGCCCAAGCAACGGAATCAGATACAATGGGTCCCTCTGCGCGTGCCCACCGGGGCAGCTTTACAACGGCACAAGCAAAAGCTGTGTCTTGTTCGGGGAGAGGTCGTTGATTTCCACTGACGCCGGTATCGACTATTACGGCGTCTCCTTTCCTGAAACCTTGTTTGCATATGACTCCATCAAGAAGTTCAGCCAATCGCAGGCTGTCTTCTTGGAGGCCACGCTCGTCATGCTTTTGAGTTGGTTGGTTTGTTGTTTCTTCTTGAGGTTTACGAAGCTTGGTGACGGCAGAACCATTTGGTTTAGACTCAGATGGTGGATTAGTCGTCTTGATATTTGCTATGCTACTAGGCATTGGCTG GATGATCAGAAGGTGGTTATGAAGAGAAAAACAGAGCTTGGCGGGACTTTTTCCATAGCTAGTTGGATGCTGTTCATTGGTCTTTTTGCTGC GTTGCTTTATCAAATTATATCAAAGAGAACGATTGAGGTGCACAATGTGAGAGCAACAAATGCACCTGATTTAGCTTCATTCATCAATGATTTggaatttaatataaccacTGTTTCTAGTATGACCTGTTTGAACTTACGTGGTCTTGGAACCTTAGTTACTGGAACTCCTGGCTCTGTTGACTTTAGAACTGCTCCTCTTTCAAATTTTGCCAACTATGCATGTCACAATACAAGTTTTGGGCCAACCCTAAGCTTTAAGTGTAGCAATTGCCATCGAATTAATGATTATACCTATATTTCATGGCAGTTTGTTGATATTCCTAACAATCCTGCAATCGCCGTTGGTTTTCGTTTCAATGTTACTGCAAAAACTAATGCTAGAAAGAAGCATTTGAGTTTTGTGAGTGGCACACTGAAGAATGCTAGCACGTCTGATGATAGACCAGTTACATTCAGGGGGAAGGAtgcaaatattttgaaatttaatttatttcccCGGTTATATCATAGTCTAAACAATCTGAGGCTCCTCCAGCCTTTATTTCATGAATTTCTCCCTGGATCCTTCTTTCGTGAGACTAATACACTGCAAGCCTCCCTTCAGAATTCGAACGATGGACTTATAAACACTACATTGCTTATCAACTATCTTTCAGCCTATGTTGTTGAGATCGAAAATCGAAGTATAATTGGTCCTG TGAGCTTTGTTGCAGATCTTGGTGGCCTATATTGCTTTAGTATTGGCATATTTTTCTACTTGTTGGTGCAA TGCGAGTACAGAATCAAAAAACTTCGCACTGAAGATAGCATTTTGCGAGCAATAAAAAATCGTCGAAAGGCTCAAGATC